From Daucus carota subsp. sativus chromosome 6, DH1 v3.0, whole genome shotgun sequence, the proteins below share one genomic window:
- the LOC108227325 gene encoding endoribonuclease Dicer homolog 1 — protein sequence MDDNGDEASNSNRKIASSSYWLDACEEDMCCDDLITFPSDFHPPPPPVSSSLDQQPEDSVLDPCFFGGIDGILDSIRKGAGFTPPPPQSQFNNELEMEEVDKSFHSNDETIIHLNHSFLPDDNALATSKALPVKSTHESYSSSVLNNDHNKVSSTHPPDVNCVKWQTDEAHHRSSGIIHRADRIDKKPQLHHQQDHYLARKNKNNNHNPRERKRSRDWEESDRRDRSRIRRSERNNGSVNGKKDFRENRGYWERDRSKGSGEMVYRPGSWEPDQTREFKALSNKTHDNSGEVKKAIEPKEKVIEEHARKYQLDVLQQAENRNTIAFLETGAGKTLIAVLLIKSLCSRLQKINKKFLAVFLVPKVPLVYQQAEVIRDRTGYQVGHYCGEMGQDFWDARRWQHEFETKQVLVMTAQILLNILRHSIIKMESINLLILDECHHAVKKHPYSLVMSEFYHTTPKMKRPSVFGMTASPVNLKGVSSQEDCAIKIRNLETKLDSIVCTIKDRKELEKHVPMPSETVVLYDKAASLCYLHEQIKQMEVAVEQAALSSSRRSKWQFMGARDAGAKEQLRQVYGVSERTESDGAANLIQKLRAINYALGELGQWCAFKVAQSFLTALQNDERANYQLDVKFQETYLDKVVSLLQCQLSEGAVPDNLEDALKNGVDVGGLDEEVEEGELPASHVVSGGEHVDVIIGGAVADGKVTPKVQSLVKILHRYQSTGDFRAIIFVERVVTALVLPKVFAELPSLSFIRSASLIGHNNSHEMRTSQMQDTISKFRDGRVTLLVATSVAEEGLDIRQCNVVIRFDLAKTVLAYIQSRGRARKPGSDYILMAERGNLSHEAFLRNARNSEETLRKEAIERTDLSHLKDNSRLISADSSPGSFYQVESTGAIVSLNSAVGLIHFYCSQLPSDRYSILRPEFIMERHEKLGGPPEYSCRLQLPCNAPFENLEGPICISMRVAQQAVCLLACKKLHEMGAFTDMLLPDKGSGGDGEKPEQNDEDALPGTARHREFYPEGIANILEGQWILSGTDGRYSSELVHLYMYALRCSNVGSSKDNHITNVSEFAVIFGKELDAEVLSMSMDLFVARTMITKASLVFQGPIEITENQLVSLKSFHVRLMSIVLDVDVEPATTPWDSAKAYLFVPLLSNKCRNLGEEIDWNLVEQIVKTDAWNNPLQRARPDVYLGTNERTLGGDRREYGFGKLRHGMAFGQKYHPTYGIRGAVAQFDVVKASGLLPNQGIVEMPNHMNLTKVKLMMADSYTTPEDLVGRIVTAAHSGKRFYVDSVRSDMTAENSFPRKEGYLGPLEYSSYADYYKQKYGVDLKCKQQPLLRCRGVSYCKNLLSPRFVHSEAHDGESEEALDKTYYVYLPPELCFVHPLPGSLVRGAQRLPSIMRRVESMLLAVQLKNMIGYSVPSLKILEALTAASCQEPFCYERAELLGDAYLKWVVSRYLFLKYPQKHEGQLTRMRQQMVSNMVLYQFALNKGLQSYIQADRFAPSRWSAPGVPPVFDEDTKEEDLPFPDQERVLDTYLSGIDSSKGISEDDEMEDGELESDLSSYRVLSSKTLADVVEALIGVYYVEGGKIAANHLMKWVGIQVDFDVKELDFSSKVSHVSDSVLKSVNFEALEGALHFKFKDRGLLIEAITHASRPSSGVSCYQRLEFVGDAVLDHLITRHLFFTYTDLPPGRLTDLRAAAVNNENFARVAVKHNLHVHLRHGSNALEKQIRDFVKEVQNELLKQGFNCFGLGDCKAPKVLGDIVESIAGSIFLDSGHDTGVVWQVFKPLLEPMVTPETLPMHPVRELQERCQQQAEGLEYKATRSGNVATVEVYIDGVQVGAAQNQQKKMAQKLAARNALIALKEKETIEADEKRDEDGKKGNGSHTFTRQTLNDICLRRNWPMPSYRCVNEGGPAHAKKFTFAVRVNTSDRGWTDECIGEPMPSVKKAKDSAAVLLLELLNNWYA from the exons ATGGATGATAATGGTGATGAAGCTAGTAATAGTAATAGGAAGATAGCATCATCCTCTTACTGGCTAGATGCTTGCGAGGAGGACATGTGTTGTGATGATCTCATTACTTTTCCTAGTGATTTTCATCCTCCCCCTCCACCTGTCTCTTCTTCTTTAGACCAGCAACCAGAAGATTCCGTTCTCGATCCTTGCTTCTTTGGTGGCATAGATGGGATTCTTGACAGTATTAGGAAAGGTGCTGGCTTTACCCCTCCTCCCCCTCAATCCCAATTCAACAATGAATTGGAGATGGAGGAGGTGGACAAGTCGTTTCACAGTAATGATGAAACCATCATACACTTAAATCACAGCTTCTTACCCGATGATAATGCACTTGCAACAAGCAAGGCACTGCCGGTTAAATCAACACATGAAAGTTATTCTTCTTCTGTACTAAACAATGACCATAATAAAGTTTCTTCAACTCATCCCCCAGATGTGAATTGTGTCAAGTGGCAGACTGATGAAGCTCACCACCGTTCCTCTGGTATCATCCACCGCGCGGACAGAATTGACAAAAAGCCCCAGCTTCACCATCAGCAGGATCACTACCTGGCcagaaagaataaaaataataaccaCAATCCTAGAGAGAGGAAAAGGTCCCGTGACTGGGAAGAATCTGATAGGAGAGACAGGTCTCGAATTCGGAGAAGTGAAAGAAACAATGGATCTGTTAATGGCAAAAAGGATTTTAGGGAGAACAGGGGTTATTGGGAAAGGGATCGGTCCAAGGGTTCTGGTGAGATGGTTTATCGCCCTGGTTCATGGGAACCCGATCAAACAAGAGAGTTTAAGGCGCTCTCAAATAAAACACATGACAATAGTGGAGAAGTCAAGAAAGCTATAGAGCCCAAAGAGAAAGTTATAGAGGAGCATGCCCGCAAGTACCAGTTAGATGTTCTTCAACAAGCTGAAAATAGGAATACTATAGCTTTTTTGGAAACTGGGGCCGGTAAGACCCTCATTGCTGTACTACTTATCAAAAGCCTTTGCAGCCGACTGCAAAAGATAAACAAGAAATTTCTTGCAGTATTTTTGGTTCCCAAGGTTCCTCTGGTTTATCAG CAAGCTGAGGTCATTCGTGACCGAACTGGGTACCAAGTTGGTCATTACTGTGGTGAGATGGGTCAAGATTTCTGGGATGCACGTAGGTGGCAGCATGAATTTGAAACAAAACAG GTTTTGGTGATGACAGCTCAGAtccttttgaatattttaaggcACAGCATAATAAAGATGGAGTCTATTAATCTCTTGATTTTGGACGAGTGTCATCATGCTGTAAAGAAACATCCCTATTCATTAGTGATGTCTGAGTTCTACCACACAACACCCAAGATGAAGAGGCCATCAGTTTTTGGGATGACTGCTTCTCCTGTTAATTTGAAGG GGGTATCCAGCCAAGAGGATTGTGCGATAAAAATACGTAACCTTGAAACCAAATTAGATTCCATTGTGTGCACCATAAAAGACCGCAAGGAGCTGGAAAAACATGTACCGATGCCTTCAGAAACTGTAGTGCTGTACGACAAAGCAGCAAGTTTGTGCTACCTCCATgaacaaataaaacaaatggAAGTAGCAGTTGAACAAGCTGCTCTATCAAGTTCCAGAAGAAGTAAATGGCAATTTATGGGAGCAAGAGATGCCGGGGCCAAGGAACAACTTCGCCAAGTTTATGGCGTCTCTGAAAGAACAGAGAGTGATGGAGCTGCAAATTTGATTCAAAAGCTTAGAGCTATAAATTATGCACTTGGTGAACTCGGGCAGTGGTGTGCTTTTAAG GTCGCACAATCTTTTTTGACAGCTTTACAAAATGACGAAAGGGCAAACTACCAACTTGATGTGAAATTCCAGGAAACTTATTTGGACAAAGTCGTCTCTCTGTTGCAGTGCCAGCTATCAGAGGGTGCTGTACCAGATAACTTGGAAGATGCACTTAAAAATGGAGTGGATGTAGGTGGCCTTGATGAGGAGGTAGAAGAAGGAGAGCTTCCTGCAAGTCATG TTGTCTCTGGTGGGGAGCATGTAGACGTGATTATAGGAGGTGCTGTGGCTGATGGAAAAGTAACCCCAAAGGTCCAGTCGTTAGTTAAAATACTTCATAGATATCAGAGCACTGGCGATTTTCGTGCAATCATCTTTGTTGAGCGTGTAGTTACAGCCTTGGTTCTTCCAAAG GTATTCGCAGAGCTTCCATCTTTAAGTTTTATCAGGTCAGCAAGTTTAATTGGACATAACAATAGTCACGAGATGAGGACTTCACAGATGCAGGATACTATTTCCAAATTTCGGGATGGTCGT GTGACATTGTTAGTTGCCACCAGTGTTGCTGAGGAAGGCCTTGATATTCGGCAATGTAATGTTGTCATTCGATTTGACCTTGCCAAAACGGTTTTGGCGTACATCCAATCACGGGGGCGTGCTAGAAAACCCGGATCAGATTACATATTGATGGCTGAGAG AGGAAACTTGTCACACGAAGCATTTCTACGGAATGCCAGAAACAGTGAGGAGACTTTACGGAAAGAAGCAATCGAGAGAACTGATCTCAGTCATCTCAAAGACAACTCTAGATTAATTTCTGCTGACTCCTCCCCAGGTTCATTCTACCAAGTGGAATCTACCGGTGCCATCGTAAGCTTGAATTCTGCTGTTGGGCTTATCCATTTTTACTGCTCCCAACTGCCAAGTGACAG GTACTCAATACTTCGTCCAGAATTCATCATGGAGCGTCATGAGAAGCTAGGAGGTCCCCCTGAATATTCTTGCAGGCTTCAACTCCCCTGCAATGCACCATTTGAAAACCTTGAGGGCCCTATTTGCATCTCAATGCGTGTTGCACAACAG GCCGTTTGCCTGCTTGCTTGCAAGAAGCTCCACGAGATGGGGGCATTTACTGATATGCTCTTACCCGACAAGGGAAGTGGTGGAGATGGCGAAAAACCAGAACAAAATGATGAAGATGCTCTTCCTGGAACTGCTAGGCATAGAGAATTCTACCCTGAAGGCATAGCTAATATTCTTGAG GGACAATGGATCTTATCCGGCACTGATGGCCGTTACAGTTCAGAATTGGTTCACCTTTATATGTACGCTTTAAGATGTTCAAATGTTGGTTCCTCAAAAGATAATCATATAACCAATGTTTCTGAGTTTGCTGTGATTTTCGGCAAAGAGCTGGATGCAGAG GTGTTATCGATGTCAATGGATCTCTTTGTTGCTCGAACCATGATAACCAAGGCATCTCTTGTGTTTCAAGGGCCTATAGAAATCACAGAGAACCAG tTGGTATCTCTGAAGAGCTTTCATGTAAGACTAATGAGCATTGTTCTGGATGTGGATGTTGAACCGGCTACCACCCCATGGGATTCTGCCAAGGCATATCTTTTTGTCCCATTATTGAGCAACAAGTGTAGGAATCTAGGTGAAGAGATCGACTGGAATCTAGTAGAACAAATTGTTAAGACAGATGCCTGGAACAATCCCCTTCAGAGAGCTCGGCCAGATGTTTACCTTGGTACAAATGAGCGAACACTTGGAGGAGATCGAAGGGAATATGGTTTTGGGAAGTTACGCCATGGAATGGCATTTGGACAGAAATATCATCCCACCTATGGTATAAGGGGAGCTGTTGCACAATTTGATGTTGTGAAAGCATCAGGCCTACTTCCTAATCAAGGTATTGTTGAAATGCCAAATCATATGAATCTCACCAAGGTGAAGTTGATGATGGCTGATTCGTACACCACTCCAGAAGATCTGGTTGGAAGAATTGTTACTGCTGCTCATTCCGGGAAAAGGTTTTATGTCGATTCTGTACGTTCTGATATGACAGCGGAGAACTCATTCCCAAGGAAAGAAGGATATCTTGGTCCTCTAGAATACAGCTCATATGCTGATTATTATAAGCAAAA GTATGGAGTTGACTTGAAGTGTAAGCAACAACCTCTGCTAAGATGTCGAGGTGTTTCATACTGCAAGAATCTTCTCTCCCCGCGATTTGTACATTCTGAAG CTCATGATGGTGAATCTGAAGAGGCTTTGGACAAAACATACTATGTTTACCTCCCTCCCGAGTTATGTTTCGTACATCCTCTTCCTGGTTCACTAGTTCGAGGTGCTCAAAGGTTGCCCTCAATAATGAGAAGAGTAGAGAGCATGCTGCTTGCAGTCCAGCTCAAGAATATGATTGGCTATTCCGTTCCTTCTTTAAAA ATCTTGGAAGCCTTGACTGCAGCTTCTTGTCAGGAGCCTTTTTGCTATGAAAGAGCAGAGCTACTTGGAGATGCTTATCTAAAATGGGTAGTGAGTCGGTACCTATTTCTTAAGTACCCCCAAAAGCATGAAGGCCAGTTAACTAGGATGAGACAACAGATGGTGAGTAACATGGTACTGTACCAATTTGCATTAAACAAGGGACTTCAGTCATATATTCAAGCAGATCGATTTGCTCCATCAAGATGGTCTGCTCCGGGGGTACCGCCCGTGTTTGATGAGGATACTAAGGAAGAAGACCTGCCCTTTCCTGATCAAGAAAGGGTGCTGGATACATATTTATCAGGAATAGACTCCTCTAAAGGTATTTCTGAAGATGATGAAATGGAAGATGGTGAACTCGAGAGTGATTTGAGCTCTTACCGAGTTCTCTCTAGCAAAACACTGGCTGATGTTGTTGAAGCACTAATCGGAGTCTATTATGTTGAAGGTGGGAAGATTGCTGCAAACCATCTCATGAAATGGGTCGGTATACAAGTAGATTTTGATGTCAAAGAGTTAGATTTCTCAAGTAAAGTGAGCCATGTTTCAGATAGTGTACTTAAGAGTGTAAACTTTGAAGCTTTGGAAGGTGCATTACATTTCAAGTTTAAGGACAGAGGCCTGTTAATCGAAGCTATTACTCATGCTTCACGGCCATCTTCTGGAGTATCTTGTTATCAGCGGTTGGAATTTGTCGGAGATGCTGTTCTAGATCATCTAATTACAAGGCACTTGTTCTTTACGTATACAGATCTCCCACCTGGACGTTTAACCGACTTGCGAGCTGCTGCTGTGAACAATGAAAACTTTGCTCGTGTTGCAGTCAAACATAATCTTCATGTGCACCTTCGTCACGGTTCAAATGCGCTTGAAAAGCAG ATACGGGACTTTGTGAAAGAGGTTCAAAATGAGCTATTAAAGCAAGGATTCAACTGTTTCGGCTTAGGTGATTGCAAAGCACCAAAAGTTCTAGGCGACATTGTTGAGTCAATTGCTGGTTCCATTTTCTTAGATAGCGGACATGATACTGGAGTTGTTTGGCAG GTCTTCAAGCCATTATTAGAACCAATGGTCACTCCAGAAACACTCCCCATGCATCCAGTCCGAGAACTGCAAGAAAGGTGCCAGCAACAGGCTGAAGGTCTGGAGTACAAAGCTACTCGAAGTGGAAATGTAGCAACTGTTGAAGTTTATATTGATGGGGTCCAGGTTGGGGCTGCTCAGAATCAGCAAAAGAAGATGGCACAAAAATTAGCTGCCAGGAATGCACTTATCGCACTGAAGGAAAAAGAAACGATTGAAGCTGACGAGAAAAGAGACGAAGATGGGAAAAAGGGGAATGGAAGCCATACATTTACTAGGCAGACATTAAATGATATATGCTTGCGCAGAAATTGGCCGATGCCTTCGTATCG GTGTGTTAATGAGGGTGGCCCAGCTCATGCTAAAAAGTTTACATTTGCTGTTCGGGTGAACACTTCAGACAGGGGATGGACTGATGAATGTATAGGAGAGCCCATGCCAAGTGTCAAGAAAGCGAAAGATTCAGCTGCTGTTCTTCTCTTGGAACTTTTAAACAATTGGTATGCataa